One genomic window of Cricetulus griseus strain 17A/GY chromosome 3, alternate assembly CriGri-PICRH-1.0, whole genome shotgun sequence includes the following:
- the Zscan2 gene encoding zinc finger and SCAN domain-containing protein 2 isoform X3, with translation MQWSLSVVLALLWESKMGSKDRKITKRFTGQLAWSIQGSKCEKLCLNKVEDFEIQSENGENSNQDMFEDVESHGTFLKMPGEDGDQQSDGESDFERDYGPGGAQGNAPGEDHRDMPSESREVGQLIGLQGTYLGEKPYECPQCGKTFSRKSHLITHERTHTGEKHYKCDECGKSFSDGSNFSRHQTTHTGEKPYKCRDCGKSFSRSANLITHQRIHTGEKPFQCAECGKSFSRSPNLIAHQRTHTGEKPYSCPECGKSFGNRSSLNTHQGIHTGEKPYACKECGESFSYNSNLIRHQRIHTGEKPYKCTDCGQKFSQSSALITHRRTHTGEKPYQCSECGKSFSRSSNLATHRRTHMVEKPYKCGVCGKSFSQSSSLIAHQGVHTGEKPYECLTCGESFSWSSNLIKHQRVHTGEKPYKCGDCGKCFSQRSQLVVHQRTHTGEKPYKCLMCGKRFSRGSILVMHQRAHLGDKPYRCPECGKGFSWNSVLIIHQRIHTGEKPYKCPDCGKGFSNSSNFITHQRTHLKEKLY, from the exons ATGCAGTGGTCTTTGTCTGTCGTCCTAGCACTCCTATGGGAAAGCAAaatgggaagcaaagacaggaaaatcaccaagaggttcacaggccagctagcctggagtattCAGGGCAGCAAATGTGAGAAACTATgcctcaacaaggtggaag attttgaGATACAGAGTGAGAATGGAGAGAACTCAAATCAAGACATGTTTGAGGATGTGGAATCGCATGGAACGTTCTTGAAAATGCCCGGAGAGGACGGAGATCAGCAATCTGATGGGGAGAGTGACTTTGAGAGAGACTATGGCCCTGGGGGCGCCCAGGGAAATGCCCCCGGTGAGGACCACAGGGACATGCCATCCGAAAGCAGGGAAGTTGGCCAGCTGATAGGCCTTCAGGGCACCTACCTGGGTGAGAAGCCTTATGAATGTCCCCAGTGTGGGAAAACTTTTAGCCGGAAGTCCCACCTCATCACACACGAACGGACCCACACAGGCGAGAAACACTACAAATGTGATGAGTGCGGGAAGAGCTTTAGTGATGGCTCAAACTTTAGTAGACACCAAACGACACACACCggggagaaaccttacaaatgtagggACTGCGGGAAGAGCTTTAGCCGGAGTGCAAACCTGATCACCCACCAGAGGATCCACACTGGCGAGAAGCCTTTCCAGTGTGCCGAGTGTGGCAAGAGCTTCAGCAGGAGCCCCAACCTCATCGCGCATCagcgcacacacacaggtgaaaaGCCCTACTCCTGCCCCGAGTGTGGGAAGAGCTTTGGCAACCGGTCCAGCCTTAATACTCACCAGGGAAtccacactggagaaaaaccctacGCGTGTAAGGAATGTGGCGAAAGCTTCAGTTACAACTCCAACCTGATCAGACAccagagaatccacacaggagagaaaccataCAAATGTACAGACTGCGGACAAAAGTTCAGCCAGAGCTCAGCGCTCATCACCCACCGGAGAACACACACGGGAGAAAAACCCTACCAGTGCAGCGAGTGCGGCAAGAGCTTCAGCCGCAGCTCCAACCTGGCCACTCACCGgcgaacccacatggtggagaagCCCTACAAGTGCGGGGTGTGTGGGAAGAGCTTCAGCCAGAGCTCCAGCCTGATCGCGCACCAGGGCGTGCACACGGGCGAGAAGCCCTACGAGTGCCTTACGTGCGGAGAGAGCTTCAGCTGGAGTTCCAACCTCATCAAGCACCAGAGGGTTCACACCGGCGAGAAGCCCTACAAATGCGGAGACTGCGGGAAGTGCTTCAGCCAGCGCTCGCAGCTGGTGGTGCACCAGCGGACTCACACGGGTGAGAAGCCCTATAAGTGCCTCATGTGTGGCAAGCGCTTCAGCCGGGGCTCCATTTTAGTGATGCACCAGAGAGCCCACTTGGGAGATAAGCCTTATAGGTGTCCCGAGTGCGGCAAAGGCTTCAGCTGGAATTCGGTTCTCATCATTCACCAGCGaattcacacaggagagaagccctACAAATGCCCCGACTGTGGCAAAGGATTCAGCAATAGCTCCAACTTCATTACACACCAGAGGACTCACCTGAAAGAGAAACTTTACTAA